A section of the endosymbiont of Galathealinum brachiosum genome encodes:
- a CDS encoding elongation factor Tu: protein FAIREGGRTVGAGVVSKITE, encoded by the coding sequence GTTTCGCAATACGCGAAGGTGGTCGTACTGTAGGTGCTGGTGTTGTAAGTAAGATTACTGAGTAA